TGAGTTAAGTTACGTGGGGCAAAAGTTGATGTGATTTTCTTACTGAGGCAGAATCAACTCGCAAAAATTTTATTTTTTGCCGTTAAAACAGGAATCATAGCCTTATAGTGTTTTTTTGTCGTTAGCTAATGGACATCTGTTTAGGAGATACACTAAATAATAAATAATGTTTTGCTAGGGGTATCAGCACGAAAAGCTAACTTGCAGCTTTGACCAACATCGAAATTGATGCGTACAGTTGTTACTGTTCGCCCTTGAGTGAGCAGAGATTGTTTATCTATTTCTGTGATCGTGCCTGCACCTAGACGGTAATGTACAACTCGCATATCCTTATGAACTGTCTGACGACACAAGGCTTTGCCCAATTTTATACCGCTATAGCCTGGGCGAATTTTCATCTTTTCATGTTCGCCAGCAGAAATTTTAGCTAGATGTTCACCTATGCAAATCAAAAATGACGCATCTTGAATCTGCGATCGCCATTTTTCAGAAATAACTTCCAATCCAAAAGCAGCACCGCCTAAGCCACCAACAAAAGCAGCGATTGAATCAGTATCACTGCCTATCATATTAGCTGCGGTAATAATGCTTTCCTGGGTTTGTTCTGGCTGACGGGCAAACAAATAAACCCCAGCGATCGCAGTCGCTAACCCAGAACCTTTGGTAGCTTGGTCAAAACAGCCTAGTTGCTCAAGTATGTTTTGAGGTGATTCATCTTTACGTAATCCTAACCAGACTAGACGCAACCACTCCACAGCTTCTTGTTTGGTTTTCTCAAAGACTACCTCGAAAGATTCTACCCTTCCTTTATTCCATTCAGTCAGCCATGTTTTCAAAGCGGGTATTTTCGGAATTTGCAACTGTTTTACCCAGTTGCCAAGTATTTCAATCAACTGTTGACCTATGCTAGGTTCTGACCACTGCAATACAGTTTGTAGTGCATATCCATATAAGAGCGCTCCAACGATAGCTCTTGGATGACCGTGACTAATTATTGAATTACGCCAAATATCTGCTTCAGCTTGTTCCCAACGGCCAACATTAGCTAATACATGAGGTGATATTCTCATGGCTGCACCATTGGCACCACCATCACGGTAGTCTATGCTGCCTTCTTTCATCTTACGGCTGAAAAAATTGCTATTCCAATCAGCCGACTTGCGCTGTATTTTTTCAGCTGCTTCCTTGACAGTGCTACCTGCACCACGAGCATATTCTAGCCACATTGGATACTCAAACTTGCAAAAGGGATGATAGTCAAAGCATCCATTGAAGGATATACAGGCAGCAGTGCAGATAGTTAATTGTGTATCGTCAGAATATTCCCCAGCAGCAATATAATCCTCATAACCTTGGAAGCGTCCACCAACACGCTTACTCCATGACTGGTAGTCAGTAACTTGCTCTAAACCCATTTTATGTTTGAGGTCGTTATGCGAACGGATAAATTCTGTCATCCAACCTAGTGCATCACCAGCCGCAGCAGCAATTATCGAACCAGCACAGCGATCCTGGAGTGAGTCAATCGATAATAATTGATTTTTTTCTTGCATAACCAACTCGTTAATAAATAAGCTGCTTTTAACTACCTCTAACAATCCACTCAGAATGCCAATCAAAATCACGAGATGATACTCGGATATTTCCTCTCCATCCTGCTTGCCGTACATTTTGCTCATGGCGTGGAGAGCGGATCACGATTTCCATTATGTCTGCTAAAGGGATACCATCTCGGATCAAAACTTCAGCTTGAATACAAGTAGGTAGGTTAATTGGTTTACTATTGCGATCTTGTAATCCCTGTCTGTCTTGTACTGTATCATCGAATAGAGTTTGAAGTGTGTGATAACCAGGTGCTATGTGACGACCTCCACCTGTGGCAGCATTGAATTTGCAGAATTCTATTCCTTGTTTCCATAAATAATCAGGCTTGATATATAACAAAACTACAGGTTCCTCAGATTTATGTACAAGCCCATAAAGCATAAGAAAATTATAGTAAGTTAAACTACAATTGACATAATTTTTGTACTTCTGTCCTTCAGGTTTTCTACCATCAAATGGGTTAGTGCAAATATTATTCTTTTCTAACTGATATAAAGATAATATAGCGTCTGCACGACAAATATTATTTAGATTCTCAAGACGGGTTAAATGTAAAAGTTTTTCGATTCTCCTGTGTAAAACAAAAGATTTAATATCTTCAGCGTCCGTTGTATTGTATCTGGAGGAGGCTGGGAGAATTCTAGTCTCTGATGAATTAGCTAATTCAGTTTCTTCATCTACTAGATCGAAACTCTCAAAACATACGTCATCTAGAACCCAATCAAAAGATATCTTATCAAGAATATCCTCTGTTGAATCTGCCAACGTTATTTCTACATCTGATAATCGAAACAATTCATCCCATACTATCTGCTGTTCATTTCCAGCACTTAAAATCTCTGTTAATAAATCTGATGCAATTTTTAATTCTTGATCTTCACTAAATATTTTGATAATGTATTGATCTTGTGAATCTAAAAGATAAAAAATAGATATTTTTTTTCTGACAGTTGTAATAGTAGATAATTCTTGGTAGCTGGTTAATTTTTGAGTTTTTTCTCGAATTACGATATCGAGAGCGATATTCTGTACATCTGCAATTGTTAAAGCAGAAATGTCAGGATATTTATCGATAGCAATAAATTGTCCTAAGCTTTTTAATTCTAAAGGCGCATCTTGTAAACGTGTATTATCAAAATTAATTTGATTTGTTAAAGGATCAGCTATAGCATAAATGTTTTGAGTATAAGAAGGTTCTAATACAGAATTTTCTTCCTCAAATATTTTTTTGCCAAAAGGTGTAATTTTTAAAGTAGAGTCTGAGGTTAGTTCTAAAAATTTCCAAGATTGAAGATTTTCAGCAACACTTCTCATGAGCATAGAATCTATACCCAGAACATTTGCTAATTCTTCTATAGTTACTGATGGAACGACATTAATTGCTGTGCTTAGTATGAACTCTTCAAATATATCTACTTCACGCAATTCGCTAATAGTAACCTTCACTAACATTTGTTGGACGTTATAGCGAACATAGCGCCCAGCCAATACTTGATATCCTTGGGATTCAATTTTATCTACTAATTTGCTTAAACGAGAGTCTACTTGGTTAGCATTAAAGGTTAGATACATTTATAAACCCTCTGTATTTATGTACAACTTGTGATACTTTTTGATATATAGGAAGTTGCGTAAATAAATCGTGACAGCCTACGATTATGAGCAATTCTTTAGCACGGGAAAAAGCGACATTAACTCTTTCAGGTGTTTGAGCAAATCCAAATTTGCTTTGCTGGTTGTTGCGAACCATGCTGACAATGATGATGGGTTTTTCCATACCCTGAAACCTGTCAACTGTGCCACTACGAATATCTAGGGAAGGAAATCTATCAGCAGAGAAGTAACTTTCAATTCGTCTTAGTTGAGCGCCATAAAATGTGATAATTCCTATTTCTTTTTTAAGCGATCCCTGAGCGACTTTAGGTGCCCAAGATTGTTCCATTTGTTCGCATAATGTTTGAATTTTTCTAATTTCTACGTCGTTATAATATGATGTGCCATCTCTTCTTTCATGAAACTCTCTACCTGTAGGTATTGCAGCCCACATAATATGATTATCCTCCCCGATAATTGAACCCGCTAAATTGTGGGCGCGTTCAATATCAGGATTGGTAAGCCCACAACTAAGTCCACCATCGCCTTCATCATAAAATTGGTTGATTGCTTCCATAATCTGTGGATGCATTCTATACTGGATATTTAGCCGTCTAGTTATGCTTGCTTGGTTAGTTTGTGCTGCTTGAAATTGCAACTGAAACCATGATTGCTCTAAAAATTGAAGATTATCTATAGGGATAGAAAGTTCTTCAGCAAGCTCATCTAAATTTTCTTCATCTAAAATGGGTGGTAACTGACGATAGTCACCAATCATCACAATTTTTTTACCTTTTAATGTTGGTATAAGTAACTCTGGTGGAATACTTTTGCTTACTTCATCAATAATTACTACATCAAAGTGTCCAAATTTCTGTAAGTAATTACATCTTGCTGCTTTCATGCAGGTAACGCCGATAACATTAGCGTTATCCAAATATTTTTTTCGCAAAGCCTCATACTCTAGATCAGATGGTTGCCGTAATTTTTCAATCCATTTTTGAATAGTTGGCTCCCATTGGTTAAGGTAAGCTTCTGATTGCTCAAGCTCTTGTTGCCATAACTCAAAGTTAATTGGAATATTTCTCAAAAAACTCAGATTAAATAATTCCTCATCATCAACATTTGGTTTAAGCCAGTTAGGAATGTTCTGGTAAATACCTAACCACCAATGTCTAAAATTGTTTAAATTTAGTTCCAATTCTTCTATCTGCTTTTCAATTTCTCTGACTTGATTAGATAGTTCTGTAACTTCATTGAAAGCTTTACTAGTAACTTCTCTGATGCTTTCAAGTTCAGAATCTATATGGCTGTTAATAGTTGAAAGTACAGATAAAGGAGCTAGAGTAGCTTCTAAATTATCTTGAGATTCTGATGTTAGCAGAAGCATTTGCTCAGTTTCAGTTTGTAATTTATTGAAAAAATCTTTTGCACTTTCAGTAATGCCACTGCTAACTTCGGCTGTAAGTTTATATAATTTAGATTCCCAATCTCTTGCTTGATTTTTTTTGATTAACTGCTCGTATTCTCGCTTAATTGCTTCTAACTTAATAGCTGCGATATAAATTTTTCTTTGTTCGGATGATTGATTTATATCTGCAATAGCAATACTAGAATAATTGTGTAATATATTAATTGCTTGTATATGATATTGGCTGTTAATTCTGGTTGCAAGTTGTTCTCTGATTTGAGAAACCTGTGCCTCAAAAGGCTCTATATTAATTAATAATTTCTGGTTTTGTAAAAGCAACCAATATATTTTATTACCAACTTTACATACTTCATCACATTCATTTAGCTGAAGTATAAGTTCATTTATTTCGAGTTGGCACTCATCAAGATATTGTTTCCAAGGCTGCTGGCAAGCTTCTAATGCAATAGCTTGTACCCGTAATGGCAATGAAATTAAATCTTCTGTAAAATGATGACGTTGTTGCAGGCATCGCCTCAATACTTCATAAATTTGAGAGTTAGCTGTTAATTGCCAACTCTCAAGCTCACGGAGTGCCAATGTAAGTTCTGTTTTACGATTTTTTAGCTGCTCAATTTTTATCTGTTGGTTAGCAAAAAATACACTATTCGATTCAATGAGATTTCGTAAATCAGATTGCATAGAATTAATCTGATGCTGCCGAGTTTCTAGTTGAGTGTAAGTATTTCTTTTTATCTGGCATTCTAATTCAAGAGAAGTCTTACTATCTAGCAATTGATGTTGCTGTTGAGGAAAGGCTTCTTCAACTTGCATATAAAC
The Nostoc sp. C052 genome window above contains:
- a CDS encoding ADP-ribosylglycohydrolase family protein; the encoded protein is MYGKQDGEEISEYHLVILIGILSGLLEVVKSSLFINELVMQEKNQLLSIDSLQDRCAGSIIAAAAGDALGWMTEFIRSHNDLKHKMGLEQVTDYQSWSKRVGGRFQGYEDYIAAGEYSDDTQLTICTAACISFNGCFDYHPFCKFEYPMWLEYARGAGSTVKEAAEKIQRKSADWNSNFFSRKMKEGSIDYRDGGANGAAMRISPHVLANVGRWEQAEADIWRNSIISHGHPRAIVGALLYGYALQTVLQWSEPSIGQQLIEILGNWVKQLQIPKIPALKTWLTEWNKGRVESFEVVFEKTKQEAVEWLRLVWLGLRKDESPQNILEQLGCFDQATKGSGLATAIAGVYLFARQPEQTQESIITAANMIGSDTDSIAAFVGGLGGAAFGLEVISEKWRSQIQDASFLICIGEHLAKISAGEHEKMKIRPGYSGIKLGKALCRQTVHKDMRVVHYRLGAGTITEIDKQSLLTQGRTVTTVRINFDVGQSCKLAFRADTPSKTLFII
- a CDS encoding DarT ssDNA thymidine ADP-ribosyltransferase family protein is translated as MYLTFNANQVDSRLSKLVDKIESQGYQVLAGRYVRYNVQQMLVKVTISELREVDIFEEFILSTAINVVPSVTIEELANVLGIDSMLMRSVAENLQSWKFLELTSDSTLKITPFGKKIFEEENSVLEPSYTQNIYAIADPLTNQINFDNTRLQDAPLELKSLGQFIAIDKYPDISALTIADVQNIALDIVIREKTQKLTSYQELSTITTVRKKISIFYLLDSQDQYIIKIFSEDQELKIASDLLTEILSAGNEQQIVWDELFRLSDVEITLADSTEDILDKISFDWVLDDVCFESFDLVDEETELANSSETRILPASSRYNTTDAEDIKSFVLHRRIEKLLHLTRLENLNNICRADAILSLYQLEKNNICTNPFDGRKPEGQKYKNYVNCSLTYYNFLMLYGLVHKSEEPVVLLYIKPDYLWKQGIEFCKFNAATGGGRHIAPGYHTLQTLFDDTVQDRQGLQDRNSKPINLPTCIQAEVLIRDGIPLADIMEIVIRSPRHEQNVRQAGWRGNIRVSSRDFDWHSEWIVRGS
- a CDS encoding AAA domain-containing protein is translated as MPETWGYNYLGTASANFISHIEGADALNAYPDYWQRHARADELISHLLGSEPCIFYIRRQEPGRNSEYEEKWKLIVATDRDDFQLPLKLEERQQTLQLSGIVQRDGTGNLVLTAINLVDLEQGRVDSFSLPRLILLQRAHQNNIGIPETAFAEIATMPVCSSYVPTYAQIQAWEAYLGIQHRIAENRQFYVPVISYNYSASAKHITFAVDAALATSNGSISISLDEFWKRAEKAVNEPLKFLASSAEIRNRRAGKELGKIESVRRNHNQIKLKLEPDITELLKQDNFALPETILLFFKDTGSLAQIQWQGQALRNLRLGYTQNFNLSKFFFEASQARPLEETVQLAKEDLFLGKANDSQLAAVKAVLAAEDLILLQGPPGTGKTTVITEICYQVALKGGRTLIASQANLAVDNALSRLSHHPVLRPVRDGSTRSVSTEGKPFLSENVVDRWVNNTSAECESRLLKHQKIVRGLRPLLTSLDKFQVYMQVEEAFPQQQHQLLDSKTSLELECQIKRNTYTQLETRQHQINSMQSDLRNLIESNSVFFANQQIKIEQLKNRKTELTLALRELESWQLTANSQIYEVLRRCLQQRHHFTEDLISLPLRVQAIALEACQQPWKQYLDECQLEINELILQLNECDEVCKVGNKIYWLLLQNQKLLINIEPFEAQVSQIREQLATRINSQYHIQAINILHNYSSIAIADINQSSEQRKIYIAAIKLEAIKREYEQLIKKNQARDWESKLYKLTAEVSSGITESAKDFFNKLQTETEQMLLLTSESQDNLEATLAPLSVLSTINSHIDSELESIREVTSKAFNEVTELSNQVREIEKQIEELELNLNNFRHWWLGIYQNIPNWLKPNVDDEELFNLSFLRNIPINFELWQQELEQSEAYLNQWEPTIQKWIEKLRQPSDLEYEALRKKYLDNANVIGVTCMKAARCNYLQKFGHFDVVIIDEVSKSIPPELLIPTLKGKKIVMIGDYRQLPPILDEENLDELAEELSIPIDNLQFLEQSWFQLQFQAAQTNQASITRRLNIQYRMHPQIMEAINQFYDEGDGGLSCGLTNPDIERAHNLAGSIIGEDNHIMWAAIPTGREFHERRDGTSYYNDVEIRKIQTLCEQMEQSWAPKVAQGSLKKEIGIITFYGAQLRRIESYFSADRFPSLDIRSGTVDRFQGMEKPIIIVSMVRNNQQSKFGFAQTPERVNVAFSRAKELLIIVGCHDLFTQLPIYQKVSQVVHKYRGFINVSNL